In Phyllobacterium zundukense, one DNA window encodes the following:
- the ptsN gene encoding PTS IIA-like nitrogen regulatory protein PtsN: MDLGDLIQPDAVLPALKVNSKKQLLQIMSEKAAALTGLSEREVFDTVMQRERLGSTGVGNGIAIPHGKINSVKRIAGVFAQLETPVDFEALDDQPVDIVFLLLAPENAGADHLKALSRIARMLRDPERIAKLRTAHDASLLYELLTSQPTSNAA, encoded by the coding sequence ATGGATCTGGGTGATCTCATTCAGCCTGACGCTGTCCTGCCCGCATTGAAAGTCAATTCCAAAAAACAGCTTTTGCAAATCATGTCGGAAAAGGCAGCCGCCTTGACCGGTTTGAGTGAGCGAGAGGTATTTGACACCGTCATGCAGCGCGAGCGCCTTGGCTCCACTGGTGTCGGCAATGGAATCGCCATTCCACACGGGAAGATCAACAGCGTCAAACGCATTGCTGGCGTTTTCGCCCAGCTCGAGACGCCTGTCGATTTCGAAGCGCTCGACGACCAGCCGGTCGATATCGTGTTTCTGTTGCTTGCGCCCGAAAATGCCGGTGCGGATCATCTCAAGGCCTTGTCACGGATCGCCCGTATGCTGCGGGATCCAGAGCGTATTGCAAAACTGCGCACTGCCCATGATGCGAGCCTGCTCTATGAGCTTTTAACGTCGCAGCCCACTTCAAACGCGGCTTGA
- a CDS encoding Fur family transcriptional regulator — MKHALNQKPDYEKELRNAGVRITRPRRIILDILTSTEDHPDAMKIFHRAIEIDDSISLSTVYRTMNLLEEMGAIHRHAFNGGPSRFEQAHGEHHDHLIDVDTGAVIEFKSDKIEKLQEEIARSLGYDIIHHRLELYGRKIDRSS; from the coding sequence ATGAAACATGCCCTGAATCAGAAGCCGGATTATGAAAAAGAGCTGCGCAATGCAGGCGTGCGCATCACTCGTCCACGCCGGATCATTCTCGATATTTTGACATCAACGGAAGATCACCCGGACGCGATGAAGATCTTTCATCGCGCCATCGAGATCGATGACAGCATTTCACTCTCAACCGTGTATCGCACAATGAATCTGCTGGAGGAGATGGGAGCAATCCATCGCCACGCCTTCAATGGCGGGCCCTCACGATTTGAGCAGGCGCACGGTGAACATCATGATCACCTGATCGACGTCGATACGGGCGCAGTTATTGAATTCAAGTCGGACAAGATCGAAAAGCTGCAGGAGGAGATCGCCAGATCTCTTGGTTACGACATTATCCATCATCGGCTTGAGCTTTACGGGCGGAAGATCGACCGTTCCTCATGA
- the hpf gene encoding ribosome hibernation-promoting factor, HPF/YfiA family has translation MSLRVSGKHMDIGDAFRIRIEERIGEMVTKYFDGGYTGHVTVEKQGSRFIADCLIRLDTGTVLQAAGEAQDPVLAFDAAGERVDKRLRRYKRRLKSHQAPGSNGVFDDVSYRVMAPVPDDDEDIPEDYAPTIVAETSMALRSMSVASAVVELDLKDSPVVVFRNSGSTQVNIVYRRPDGNIGWIDPSAVAGQNAAR, from the coding sequence ATGAGTCTGCGTGTATCTGGGAAACATATGGACATTGGTGACGCTTTCCGCATTCGGATTGAAGAGCGGATCGGGGAGATGGTGACCAAATATTTCGATGGCGGATATACCGGCCACGTAACCGTGGAAAAGCAGGGATCGCGATTTATTGCCGACTGCCTCATCCGCTTGGATACGGGTACGGTGCTGCAGGCAGCAGGCGAAGCGCAGGATCCGGTTCTTGCCTTTGACGCAGCGGGAGAGCGTGTCGACAAACGCCTCCGCCGCTACAAGCGGCGCTTGAAATCGCATCAGGCCCCAGGTTCGAATGGTGTTTTCGATGACGTTTCCTACCGCGTCATGGCGCCCGTGCCGGATGATGATGAAGATATTCCAGAAGACTATGCTCCAACCATCGTCGCAGAGACGTCGATGGCACTCAGAAGCATGAGTGTGGCATCAGCGGTCGTGGAACTCGATCTGAAAGATAGTCCTGTGGTTGTCTTCCGCAACTCTGGAAGTACGCAGGTTAATATCGTATATCGCCGCCCTGACGGAAATATTGGCTGGATAGATCCCTCGGCAGTGGCCGGCCAAAACGCTGCCCGGTAA
- a CDS encoding GH36-type glycosyl hydrolase domain-containing protein, which yields MPVLSFFQAFASQKKTVGQILSVQPNPIRAHYKSIDDLRDLGARVARGEDVRLPDYEPMVFEQRTVENARLILHSYRSSDAAARKGETITPAAQWLLDNYYLVDQNIQQVERDLPKKFFRQLPSLTSKPEIPRVMALAWLYVAHTDSQFSLNSLSAIVEGFQTVGPLHIGELWALPSAVRFILIENARRLSLRVERARRMRAYANSVADEITLNSDKDTLPQLLAQYATAARDSTFATHLLYRLRGGATHSGAAVAWLEEELEKNGSDAEDAIIQEHTRQSTGGVTMGNLIRSLKSIDDVDWITWFETVSGVDAVLREHSNFDALDFHSRNAYRVAIEKIARRSGKSEQDITEAALDLAHKSAEETGAEVGVTEQRKRDVGYYLAGEGRAELEATCSYRPTVLERWVRFYRKLGLAGLWAPASFFSIAILLLIHYWLRRFGLSSDLTLLFTLLAVFPTMETANGFVNWIIPMFMPPTRLIGFEYKNGLPQEAKTLVAVPTLITSRDSVDEHIRNLEVHYLTNPRGEVYFALLTDWADSKVEQTDDDLDIFDYAREKITALNNHYTQNNPRFFLLHRKRLFNAQENCWMGWERKRGKLHELNMLLRGDKDTTYFPTNEEVPTDIKFVMTLDSDTRLTPDSVNRLAGKLVHPLNRPIYRPKSGRVVSGYSILQPRVTPSLTTGDDASFLQRVFSVNRGIDPYVFAVSDVYQDVLGEGTFTGKGLYDVDFFEAALDSKIGENSVLSHDLLEGGYARSALVSDVEVVEDYPTGYNVDISRHHRWTRGDWQLLPYLFSTKPGVTAVTRWKMVDNLRRSLAPIFWIIAAIAGWTLLPPGLATLWQCFLIFSMFIVPTMILFTNLVPTDMNLSLKGHVQAIFTDIFSGAADIALRITFLANMACLMADAIVRTLYRLFISRKHLLEWRAAAQAKTSSPDTLSYYTQLMWPAMLVAVVAIGLPLAAHSRAWFLAVPFAVIWFLSPTIAWLVSRSAKPLDDLNVRSSDKGELRRYARRTWHYYDTFVTKEQNFIPPDNFQEDPHPVIATRTSPTNIGMYLLSTVAARDFGWIGFNETLTRIDQTLDTLEKMEKYRGHLYNWYETTTLRPLLPLYVSAVDSGNLAGHLVALSSALEKWAEAPSVYLQSDLDGVLDVSDILEEAISDIPDDRRVLRPLRRRLDERVSNFRRAITTIKEEPETASLRTINLSLFAGDIQRLTEELHGELESPVSATANEWALLLVKTCQAHTDDAIGTHEGTDVLRERLVTLATRARQLAFDTDFTFLERKERRLLSIGFRVETNELDASCYDLLASEARLASLFAIAKGDIPVDHWFRLGRLLVPVGWRGALISWSGSMFEYLMPPLVMIEPLGSMLDQTNKLIVQRQIEYGESKGLPWGISEAAYNARDPEMNYQYTNFGVPTLGLKRGLSKNYVVAPYASIMASQYQPAAAVKNLQRLRDMGALGKYGFYDAVDFTKSRVRDDEEYAVVRNYMAHHHGMSIVAVNNVVFEGRMRDRFHADPVIEAAELLLQEKAPREIPVLQAKAENPMRKAVESSEETPSIHIIQNPLSAPRATQLMSNGHYSVMVTANGGGYSRWNGLAITRFQPDMLESGYGTFVFLRDMENGEWWSATGDPVRVAGEKSTTIFTDYKAEFIKETGTLHSTVEAIVASDSDGEGRRIVITNTGTKDRIIEVTSYAELVLTNDDTDTAHPAFAKMFVETEIDQRGDTIYATRRKRGNGEPDIHVAHMVSDSSGAMREVQAETDRRAFIGRGRSLRNPAAFDEGATLSGSQGFVLDPIASLRCRVRVPAHKKVTLVFWTLVRSNRQELEEVVGRFRHPDCFAREFSLSWTSSQVRLHHIGINPDEAQVFQRVATSLIYPDKTLRMPSESIANGLGSQSELWPMSISGDFPILALRIDDEADMETLRNLLRAHEYWRAKGLVVDVVVINERSFSYAQDFQRGLEAICENSRARGAQLGPRVHIFTVRRDQMSDASYNTLLASARIVMHAQNGSLAEQLKRMEGLSADLVPVADAGGKVIATVDTGLDEMRGIAPAPTQLISKRRSKTSGDDLAFWNGFGGFDMPSGEYVIRLANHTHTPQPWINVISNPGFGFHVSAEGAGFTWSGNSRDYQLTQWSNDPVINRSGEAIYVLDLDKNTAFAPTASVLRDPSVQYETRHGQGYSTFLSRHGNVGLELTHTVDPQLPVRVSSLKITNHGGSAKRLRVYGFVEWMLGNARAKTAPFIVPSCDTETGVLFARNPYGIDRRTNVAFFASNVKPQSVTADRAEFLGALGTVDRPAAVLQAKTLSNLVEAGGDPCAALAIDIELAAGETREVLFYMGDAGNADEARRILAEHNKRPFEETLSASKAIWTNFLDGLQVDTPDDAFDVMVNRWLPYQSLACRIWARSAFYQASGAFGFRDQLQDTLSMLILDPSLARKQILNVSARQFKEGDVQHWWLPTTGAGVRTKISDDVVWLGYAIAHYTSVTGDMSILDEQVAFIEGRALEDGEHDAFYQPTISSEKVSVYEHAARALDLAIARTGSHGLPLMLTGDWNDGMNRVGEEGKGESVWLGWFLISTLRDVLPIARHFKDTDRIQRWEAHIESLKAALEKDGWDGEWYRRGYFDDGSPLGSKKSEECKIDSIAQSWSVLSGYGEPDRAKQAMHSVATHLVDDEVDIIKLFTPPFNKSRHDPGYIKSYPVGVRENGGQYTHAATWAVLAMARLGDADEAYRWFRKLNPVNHSLDAEKAESYRVEPYVVAADVYSVDPMRGRGGWTWYTGSAGWLYRVATEGILGISRQNDRLFVDPALPSDWDGFSFVLRNGDARYTVEVKPAAKGGKKVTVNGKKLTKADGGIPLETSGEHKVLVEVPPSSTVSDAAAITG from the coding sequence ATGCCCGTATTGAGTTTTTTTCAAGCATTCGCATCCCAGAAGAAAACTGTTGGTCAGATCCTTTCTGTCCAGCCCAACCCCATCAGAGCTCATTATAAGTCCATTGATGATCTGAGGGACCTGGGAGCCCGCGTGGCGAGAGGCGAGGATGTCCGCCTGCCCGATTACGAGCCGATGGTTTTCGAGCAGCGAACCGTTGAAAACGCCCGTCTGATCCTGCATTCCTATCGTTCTTCCGATGCCGCAGCGCGCAAAGGGGAGACCATCACACCGGCGGCACAATGGTTGCTCGACAACTATTACCTCGTCGACCAGAATATCCAGCAGGTCGAGCGCGACCTTCCCAAAAAATTCTTCCGGCAATTGCCGTCACTGACAAGCAAGCCGGAAATTCCGCGGGTCATGGCGCTTGCATGGCTGTATGTCGCCCATACCGACAGCCAATTTTCGCTGAACAGCCTGAGTGCCATCGTTGAAGGCTTCCAGACCGTCGGGCCGCTGCATATCGGTGAATTGTGGGCGCTGCCGTCTGCCGTCCGGTTTATCCTGATCGAAAATGCCCGGCGCCTGTCCCTACGCGTCGAGCGCGCCCGCCGTATGCGCGCCTACGCCAACAGTGTCGCCGATGAAATCACCCTGAATTCCGACAAGGATACGCTGCCGCAGCTTTTGGCCCAGTATGCCACTGCGGCGCGCGACAGTACCTTTGCCACCCATTTGCTTTATCGACTGCGCGGCGGCGCTACCCATTCCGGTGCGGCGGTGGCATGGCTCGAAGAAGAGCTCGAAAAGAACGGCAGCGATGCTGAAGATGCCATCATCCAGGAACATACGCGCCAGTCTACCGGCGGCGTGACGATGGGCAATCTCATCCGCAGCCTGAAATCCATTGACGACGTCGACTGGATCACCTGGTTCGAAACTGTCAGCGGCGTGGACGCCGTGCTGCGCGAGCATTCCAATTTTGATGCGCTCGATTTCCATTCGCGCAATGCCTATCGCGTTGCCATTGAAAAGATTGCCCGCCGTTCGGGCAAGAGCGAACAGGACATTACCGAGGCAGCCCTCGATCTCGCACATAAGAGCGCGGAAGAGACAGGTGCCGAGGTTGGTGTCACCGAGCAGCGGAAACGGGACGTCGGCTATTATCTTGCCGGCGAAGGCCGCGCGGAACTTGAAGCAACCTGTAGCTATAGGCCGACAGTTCTTGAGCGCTGGGTGCGCTTTTACCGCAAACTTGGCCTGGCAGGGCTCTGGGCGCCGGCGTCGTTCTTCTCGATCGCCATCCTGCTCCTGATCCACTATTGGCTGCGGCGTTTCGGCCTATCCAGCGATCTGACGCTGCTATTCACCCTTCTTGCTGTATTCCCCACGATGGAGACGGCCAACGGGTTCGTCAACTGGATCATACCAATGTTCATGCCGCCAACGCGGCTCATTGGCTTCGAATACAAGAACGGACTGCCACAGGAGGCAAAGACCCTTGTTGCCGTGCCGACATTGATCACATCGCGTGATTCCGTCGATGAACACATCCGCAATCTCGAGGTGCACTATCTCACCAATCCGCGAGGCGAGGTCTATTTTGCGCTCCTGACCGACTGGGCCGACAGCAAGGTCGAGCAGACCGACGACGATCTCGATATTTTCGACTATGCGCGCGAAAAAATCACTGCGCTCAACAACCATTACACCCAGAACAATCCTCGCTTCTTCCTGCTGCACCGCAAGCGCCTGTTCAATGCACAAGAGAATTGCTGGATGGGCTGGGAGCGCAAGCGGGGCAAGCTGCACGAACTCAATATGCTTTTGCGCGGCGACAAGGACACGACCTATTTCCCCACGAATGAGGAAGTGCCGACCGACATCAAATTTGTAATGACGCTCGATTCCGATACACGGCTGACACCGGATTCGGTCAACCGCCTCGCAGGCAAGCTGGTGCATCCGCTCAATCGTCCTATCTACAGGCCGAAATCGGGTCGCGTGGTCAGCGGCTATTCCATTCTTCAGCCGCGGGTGACGCCCTCGCTTACCACCGGCGACGATGCCTCGTTCCTGCAGCGAGTCTTCTCCGTAAACCGCGGCATCGACCCCTATGTCTTCGCGGTTTCCGACGTTTACCAGGACGTTCTTGGTGAAGGAACATTCACCGGCAAGGGACTTTACGACGTCGACTTTTTTGAAGCAGCTCTTGACAGCAAGATCGGCGAAAATTCTGTCCTCAGCCATGATCTGCTCGAAGGCGGTTATGCACGCAGTGCTCTCGTCAGCGATGTCGAGGTGGTCGAGGATTATCCGACCGGCTACAACGTCGACATCTCCCGCCACCATCGCTGGACTCGCGGCGATTGGCAGCTGCTGCCCTATCTATTCAGCACCAAGCCCGGTGTGACGGCTGTCACGCGCTGGAAGATGGTCGACAATCTGCGCCGCTCCCTGGCGCCGATATTCTGGATCATTGCAGCCATAGCCGGGTGGACATTGCTCCCGCCAGGACTCGCCACTCTGTGGCAGTGTTTCCTGATCTTCAGCATGTTCATCGTTCCGACGATGATTCTGTTCACCAATCTCGTGCCGACAGACATGAACCTGTCGCTCAAGGGGCATGTACAGGCGATCTTTACCGATATTTTCTCGGGTGCAGCAGATATTGCACTGCGCATCACGTTCCTCGCCAACATGGCCTGCTTGATGGCCGATGCGATCGTGCGCACGCTTTATCGCCTGTTTATCTCGCGTAAGCACCTTCTCGAATGGCGCGCCGCTGCCCAGGCCAAGACCAGTTCCCCCGACACATTGAGCTATTACACGCAGCTGATGTGGCCTGCGATGCTTGTTGCCGTGGTTGCCATTGGCCTGCCACTTGCTGCTCACAGCCGGGCGTGGTTCCTCGCTGTGCCCTTTGCAGTGATCTGGTTCCTTTCGCCGACGATTGCATGGCTGGTCAGCCGGTCAGCCAAACCGCTGGACGATCTCAATGTTCGCTCTTCCGACAAGGGCGAACTGCGCCGCTATGCCCGTCGGACCTGGCACTATTACGATACATTCGTGACCAAGGAGCAGAATTTCATTCCGCCGGACAATTTCCAGGAAGATCCTCATCCGGTCATCGCCACGCGCACATCGCCGACCAATATCGGCATGTATCTTCTCTCGACTGTCGCAGCACGGGATTTCGGTTGGATCGGCTTCAATGAAACGCTGACGCGTATCGACCAAACGCTCGACACCCTTGAGAAGATGGAGAAATATCGCGGCCACCTCTACAACTGGTATGAGACAACCACCTTGCGGCCATTGCTTCCGCTCTATGTTTCGGCGGTAGACAGCGGCAATCTTGCGGGCCATCTCGTTGCCCTTTCCTCCGCGCTTGAGAAATGGGCAGAGGCACCCTCGGTCTATCTACAGAGCGATCTCGATGGTGTTCTCGACGTTAGCGATATTCTGGAAGAAGCGATCAGCGATATTCCGGATGACCGACGGGTTCTCAGACCCTTGCGCCGCCGTCTCGATGAGCGCGTTTCGAATTTCCGCCGAGCAATCACCACGATCAAGGAAGAGCCGGAGACGGCTTCTCTGCGCACGATCAACCTGTCACTTTTTGCCGGCGACATTCAACGCCTCACCGAAGAATTGCACGGTGAACTTGAAAGTCCCGTCAGCGCAACGGCCAATGAATGGGCACTCTTGCTGGTCAAGACGTGCCAGGCTCATACGGACGATGCCATTGGCACGCATGAGGGCACGGACGTCTTGCGTGAGCGTTTGGTGACGCTTGCGACACGTGCACGGCAATTGGCATTCGATACGGACTTTACCTTCCTTGAGCGCAAGGAACGGCGCCTGCTGTCAATCGGCTTCCGTGTGGAGACCAATGAGCTGGACGCAAGCTGCTACGATCTTCTGGCTTCCGAAGCGCGTCTGGCGAGCCTGTTCGCCATAGCCAAGGGCGACATCCCGGTCGATCACTGGTTCCGGCTTGGGCGCCTGCTGGTCCCGGTTGGCTGGCGTGGTGCGCTGATCTCCTGGTCCGGGTCCATGTTCGAGTACCTCATGCCGCCTCTGGTCATGATCGAACCACTCGGCAGCATGCTGGACCAGACCAACAAGCTGATCGTTCAGCGTCAGATCGAATATGGCGAGTCCAAGGGCCTGCCATGGGGCATTTCGGAAGCCGCCTACAATGCGCGTGATCCGGAGATGAACTATCAGTACACCAACTTCGGTGTCCCCACGCTTGGTCTCAAGCGCGGGCTCTCCAAGAATTATGTCGTGGCCCCCTATGCAAGTATCATGGCGAGCCAGTATCAGCCTGCGGCAGCAGTCAAGAATCTGCAGCGCCTGCGCGACATGGGTGCTCTTGGCAAGTACGGTTTCTACGACGCCGTGGATTTTACCAAGTCACGTGTTCGAGACGACGAAGAATATGCTGTGGTCCGCAATTACATGGCGCACCATCACGGCATGTCGATCGTCGCCGTTAACAATGTCGTGTTTGAAGGCCGTATGCGTGACCGTTTCCACGCCGACCCTGTCATCGAAGCCGCAGAGCTTCTGTTGCAGGAGAAGGCACCGCGTGAGATTCCAGTTCTCCAGGCCAAAGCCGAGAATCCGATGCGCAAGGCGGTCGAGAGTAGCGAAGAGACACCTTCCATCCACATCATACAGAACCCGCTGAGTGCTCCCCGCGCGACGCAGCTCATGTCGAATGGCCATTACTCGGTCATGGTCACGGCCAATGGCGGCGGTTACAGCCGCTGGAATGGACTTGCGATCACGCGCTTTCAGCCTGACATGCTGGAAAGCGGCTACGGCACCTTCGTGTTCCTGCGGGATATGGAAAATGGCGAATGGTGGTCGGCGACGGGTGATCCGGTGCGCGTTGCAGGCGAAAAAAGTACGACGATCTTCACCGACTATAAGGCGGAGTTCATCAAGGAAACCGGCACGCTGCATTCCACAGTGGAGGCCATTGTCGCCTCCGATTCCGATGGCGAAGGCCGTCGCATCGTCATCACCAATACAGGGACCAAGGACCGTATCATTGAAGTGACGTCCTATGCAGAACTGGTGTTGACCAATGATGATACAGACACGGCTCATCCGGCTTTTGCCAAGATGTTCGTGGAAACCGAGATCGATCAGCGCGGCGATACGATCTACGCTACGCGCCGCAAGCGCGGCAACGGCGAACCGGACATTCATGTTGCGCATATGGTTAGCGACAGTTCGGGTGCCATGCGCGAAGTCCAGGCCGAAACCGACAGGAGAGCCTTTATTGGGCGCGGGCGTTCCCTGCGCAATCCCGCGGCTTTCGACGAAGGCGCGACCCTGAGTGGCAGCCAGGGATTTGTGCTGGACCCGATCGCTTCGTTGCGCTGTCGCGTTCGCGTACCGGCACACAAGAAGGTTACGCTGGTGTTCTGGACGCTCGTGCGCTCAAACCGGCAGGAGCTGGAAGAAGTCGTTGGACGCTTCCGCCATCCGGATTGCTTCGCTCGCGAATTCTCGTTGTCCTGGACGAGTTCGCAGGTGCGTCTCCATCATATCGGGATCAACCCCGACGAGGCGCAAGTCTTTCAGCGCGTTGCAACCAGCCTGATCTATCCTGACAAGACTTTGCGGATGCCATCCGAAAGCATTGCAAACGGTCTTGGCAGTCAATCCGAACTTTGGCCGATGTCCATCTCCGGTGACTTCCCGATCCTTGCCCTGCGCATCGATGATGAAGCTGACATGGAGACCTTACGGAACCTCCTCCGGGCGCATGAATATTGGCGGGCAAAGGGTCTCGTTGTCGATGTGGTCGTCATCAACGAACGCTCCTTTTCCTACGCCCAGGATTTTCAGCGTGGTCTTGAAGCGATCTGCGAAAACAGCCGTGCGCGCGGTGCCCAGCTGGGACCACGCGTTCATATTTTCACTGTTCGCCGCGACCAGATGAGTGATGCAAGCTACAACACCCTGCTGGCTTCGGCCCGTATCGTCATGCATGCACAGAACGGCTCGCTGGCCGAACAGCTGAAACGGATGGAAGGCCTCAGTGCAGATCTTGTTCCCGTTGCCGACGCCGGAGGGAAGGTCATTGCAACGGTCGACACGGGTCTTGACGAGATGCGCGGTATCGCTCCCGCACCGACGCAATTGATAAGCAAACGCCGGTCGAAAACTTCCGGAGACGATCTGGCTTTCTGGAACGGTTTTGGCGGCTTTGACATGCCGAGCGGCGAATATGTCATTCGTCTCGCAAACCACACCCACACGCCGCAACCTTGGATCAACGTCATTTCCAACCCCGGCTTCGGCTTCCATGTCTCGGCGGAAGGGGCAGGCTTTACCTGGTCCGGCAACAGCCGTGACTACCAGCTGACGCAATGGTCGAATGATCCGGTTATCAACCGTTCCGGTGAAGCGATCTACGTGTTGGACCTCGATAAAAACACAGCATTCGCCCCCACGGCTTCAGTGTTGCGCGATCCTTCCGTCCAGTACGAAACGCGACATGGACAGGGCTATTCAACCTTCCTCTCGCGTCATGGCAACGTCGGGCTGGAATTGACCCATACCGTCGATCCGCAATTGCCAGTACGTGTATCAAGCCTCAAGATCACCAATCACGGCGGTTCGGCCAAGCGACTGCGCGTCTACGGCTTTGTGGAGTGGATGCTTGGCAATGCCCGGGCCAAGACTGCGCCGTTCATCGTGCCGTCCTGTGACACGGAAACTGGCGTACTGTTCGCCCGCAACCCCTACGGCATCGACCGTCGCACAAACGTTGCGTTCTTCGCCAGCAATGTGAAGCCGCAATCCGTTACAGCCGACCGCGCCGAATTCCTGGGCGCGCTCGGTACGGTCGATCGGCCAGCAGCCGTGCTTCAGGCGAAGACTTTGTCGAACCTTGTCGAGGCGGGTGGCGATCCATGTGCCGCGCTTGCAATCGATATCGAACTTGCTGCCGGTGAAACCAGGGAAGTGCTGTTCTATATGGGCGATGCCGGCAATGCCGACGAGGCACGCCGCATCCTCGCGGAACATAACAAGCGTCCATTCGAGGAAACGCTCTCGGCCTCCAAAGCGATCTGGACGAACTTCCTTGATGGATTGCAGGTCGATACTCCGGACGATGCATTCGACGTGATGGTCAATCGCTGGCTGCCCTATCAGAGCCTTGCCTGCCGCATCTGGGCGCGTTCGGCCTTCTACCAGGCAAGTGGTGCCTTCGGCTTCCGGGACCAGCTGCAGGACACGCTGTCCATGCTCATTCTCGATCCATCGCTTGCTCGAAAGCAGATTTTGAATGTGTCCGCCCGCCAGTTCAAGGAAGGTGATGTTCAACATTGGTGGCTGCCGACAACAGGGGCCGGTGTGAGAACGAAGATCTCCGACGACGTTGTCTGGCTCGGATACGCCATCGCCCATTATACCTCGGTAACTGGCGATATGAGCATTCTCGACGAGCAGGTCGCGTTCATCGAGGGGCGGGCGCTGGAAGATGGCGAGCACGATGCCTTCTATCAGCCGACAATCTCCAGCGAGAAGGTCAGCGTCTACGAGCATGCTGCCCGCGCGCTCGATCTCGCCATTGCCCGTACCGGCTCCCACGGCCTGCCGCTGATGCTGACCGGCGACTGGAACGATGGCATGAACCGTGTCGGCGAAGAGGGCAAGGGTGAAAGCGTCTGGCTTGGCTGGTTCCTGATCAGCACGTTGCGCGACGTCCTGCCCATCGCCAGACACTTCAAGGATACGGATCGCATCCAGCGCTGGGAAGCTCATATCGAAAGCCTGAAGGCGGCTCTCGAAAAGGACGGCTGGGATGGTGAATGGTATCGCCGTGGCTATTTCGACGATGGCTCACCGCTTGGCTCGAAGAAGAGCGAAGAGTGCAAGATCGACTCCATCGCGCAGTCGTGGAGCGTGTTGTCTGGTTATGGCGAACCGGACCGGGCGAAGCAGGCCATGCATTCGGTGGCAACGCATCTCGTCGATGACGAAGTGGATATCATCAAGCTGTTCACACCGCCCTTCAACAAGTCGCGGCACGATCCCGGCTACATCAAGAGCTATCCGGTTGGCGTACGTGAAAATGGCGGGCAATATACCCATGCCGCAACATGGGCCGTGCTTGCCATGGCGAGACTTGGCGATGCTGATGAGGCCTATCGCTGGTTCAGGAAACTCAATCCGGTGAACCACTCGCTGGACGCGGAAAAGGCCGAATCCTATCGGGTCGAGCCCTACGTGGTGGCTGCGGATGTCTATTCGGTCGATCCGATGCGCGGACGCGGCGGCTGGACCTGGTATACTGGCTCGGCCGGCTGGCTTTATCGCGTTGCAACCGAAGGCATTCTCGGCATCAGCCGGCAGAACGACCGGCTGTTCGTCGATCCGGCCTTGCCATCGGATTGGGACGGTTTCAGTTTTGTACTGCGCAACGGTGATGCCCGCTACACTGTCGAGGTAAAGCCGGCCGCCAAGGGCGGCAAGAAGGTCACCGTCAACGGCAAGAAGCTGACCAAGGCCGATGGTGGAATTCCGCTGGAAACCTCAGGCGAGCACAAGGTACTTGTGGAAGTGCCGCCAAGCAGCACAGTCAGTGATGCCGCCGCCATTACCGGGTAA